A window of the Cystobacter fuscus genome harbors these coding sequences:
- a CDS encoding FG-GAP-like repeat-containing protein — protein sequence MNRAFRASLALALLLSACTDPGEDPMDSCAGLAPLALTADSTQVRVNVGVNLKATGGSGYYSYRLEPGGSSGQVNGSRFVAGPTPGTDTVVVEDMRCPGDARLQLSVVAAFGVAPTRATLKPGTSFQVEVTGLLGSAVFSLDAGPTGSTVSPTGVYTAGQGEGVDLVRVRDARSGDVAQLQFQVRKDAMLRGSPAFLGLPAGSSIPLRAEGGTDRMLWAKLSGPGRVEGGRFVSSPEETGTAQVQATDAFTGEKATLSVHVMTELTRETQAHGLLSDVASVVTADFDGDGVEDVAVGRRESDLGRPSGGAVFIFKGSLSGLPAQPTWVLVGETNSALFGDTVLAGDLDKDGRAELVVSSPGADTTIADSGAVYLYRFGANGPERIGNPVTSTGRGFFGSGLALADMDGDGDLDLVVGSPTADLAPTSSVSSRGIVDIFLLTPGQTVPQLPAIRLGGADLGKNGTLEPRKSTELGRALVVADLNGDGLGDLAVLSRASRFKADGSYEDAMQQTVAVFFARGDGERVRSTPDLIVLPSNLADELEGTWRLATVPGEGSRPPLLMVLADRADAPDLRTSGGLGTMTDAGGALLFDLSAYKPQGAPTTTPVQVKREAAFARLYGDTAGGVAGRSWAVMDVDGNPGPELLLGEPYVSPSTPLRLAGRIIVHPLATLTKGAVLNKPLLALQGQAKSDILGAGLAAWSLPGTSALVAFAGRASGPGLAFTGRVDAYFKAGASLAEWTRTSALVPARPSKERYGEGVAVARRAQGGAVALIGSQGWGGPGPNEDGNDLNAGRAWVRDATRATLVAEGASAPIWRGRNVGTDVAFTDFNGDGRADAVVGASNFTQPGASVRTTEIAPYFKENAACVPASSLAGAGGVLVSLGQEDGSFKQAYWLWAPGSIAGCTETGSACQRRALGRSVLGGFDFNGDGKQDIGVLRNNGFELFLGRAPDDVSLAKLSMGCDPVYSSPYYDRQTSVPAALGDLDGDGCDEVAWRAADGSASNVIILFGYDASGAKCGRKVPTTVRLADRQADAPGLFAGLGGSTARVGRVLGKTGPDYLAVTATNIPYEGVTQPSVLLIDVAEVLKRRPTTGEVNVKAVDLNPVMVVSPTRAVNFGAAVRGNVDLTNDGVPELIVSASGASMASDGGGAVFVYEGGPAIKGAPSPWLLLTGDTAERSNFGQSLALTPGDGKTPPTLVIGAPLSYRTGAENGTAFMLPLTF from the coding sequence ATGAATCGAGCCTTCCGCGCCTCGCTCGCGCTCGCGTTGCTGTTGTCTGCCTGCACGGATCCCGGCGAGGATCCGATGGATTCCTGCGCGGGCCTCGCGCCCCTGGCCCTCACCGCGGATAGCACCCAGGTGCGCGTGAACGTGGGCGTCAACCTCAAGGCCACGGGTGGCAGCGGTTACTACTCCTACCGCCTCGAGCCGGGTGGCTCCTCGGGCCAGGTGAACGGCTCGCGCTTCGTCGCCGGCCCCACGCCCGGCACGGACACCGTGGTGGTGGAGGACATGCGCTGCCCCGGCGACGCGCGGTTGCAGCTGTCCGTGGTGGCGGCCTTCGGCGTGGCGCCCACGCGGGCCACGCTCAAGCCGGGCACGAGCTTCCAGGTGGAGGTGACGGGCCTGTTGGGCTCGGCCGTCTTCTCGTTGGACGCGGGGCCCACGGGCAGCACCGTGTCGCCCACGGGTGTGTACACGGCCGGCCAGGGCGAGGGCGTGGACCTGGTGCGCGTGCGCGATGCCCGCTCGGGTGACGTGGCCCAGCTCCAGTTCCAGGTGCGCAAGGACGCGATGCTGCGGGGCAGCCCGGCGTTCCTGGGACTGCCGGCGGGTTCGTCCATTCCGCTGCGGGCGGAGGGGGGCACCGACCGGATGCTCTGGGCGAAGCTGTCGGGCCCGGGCCGGGTGGAGGGCGGGCGCTTCGTGAGCTCGCCGGAGGAGACGGGCACGGCACAGGTGCAGGCGACGGACGCGTTCACCGGCGAGAAGGCGACCCTGTCGGTGCACGTGATGACGGAGCTGACACGCGAGACGCAGGCGCACGGGTTGCTCTCGGACGTGGCCTCGGTGGTGACGGCGGACTTCGATGGGGATGGGGTGGAGGACGTGGCCGTGGGCCGGCGCGAGAGCGACCTGGGCAGACCGTCCGGGGGCGCGGTGTTCATCTTCAAGGGCAGCCTGTCGGGCCTGCCCGCGCAACCCACCTGGGTGCTCGTCGGTGAGACGAACTCGGCCCTCTTCGGCGACACGGTGCTCGCGGGGGACCTGGACAAGGATGGCCGGGCGGAGCTGGTGGTGTCCTCGCCGGGCGCGGACACCACCATCGCCGACTCCGGCGCGGTGTACCTGTACCGCTTCGGCGCGAATGGCCCGGAGCGCATCGGCAATCCCGTGACCAGCACGGGCCGCGGCTTCTTCGGCTCGGGCCTGGCGCTCGCGGACATGGATGGGGATGGGGACCTGGATCTGGTGGTGGGCTCGCCCACGGCGGACCTGGCACCCACGTCGTCGGTGTCCAGCCGCGGCATCGTGGACATCTTCCTGCTCACCCCGGGCCAGACGGTGCCGCAGCTGCCGGCCATCCGCCTGGGCGGCGCGGACCTGGGCAAGAACGGCACGCTCGAGCCGCGCAAGAGCACGGAGCTGGGCCGCGCGCTGGTGGTGGCGGACCTGAACGGGGACGGGCTGGGAGACCTGGCGGTGCTCAGCAGGGCGTCGCGCTTCAAAGCGGATGGCTCCTACGAGGACGCGATGCAGCAGACCGTGGCGGTGTTCTTCGCGCGCGGGGACGGCGAGCGCGTCCGCTCCACGCCGGACCTGATCGTCCTGCCCTCCAACCTGGCGGATGAGCTCGAGGGGACGTGGCGGCTGGCGACGGTGCCGGGCGAGGGCTCCCGGCCTCCCTTGTTGATGGTGTTGGCGGACCGGGCGGACGCGCCGGACCTGCGCACCAGCGGTGGGTTGGGCACGATGACCGACGCGGGGGGCGCGCTGCTCTTCGACCTGAGCGCGTACAAGCCCCAGGGCGCGCCCACGACGACTCCCGTGCAGGTCAAGCGCGAGGCGGCCTTCGCCCGTCTGTATGGGGACACGGCGGGCGGCGTCGCGGGGCGGAGCTGGGCGGTGATGGACGTGGATGGCAACCCCGGTCCGGAATTGCTGCTGGGCGAGCCCTACGTGTCCCCGAGCACGCCGCTGCGCCTGGCGGGGAGGATCATCGTCCACCCCCTGGCGACCCTGACCAAGGGGGCGGTGCTCAACAAACCCCTCCTCGCCCTGCAGGGGCAGGCGAAGTCGGACATCCTGGGCGCGGGGCTCGCGGCGTGGTCGCTGCCCGGCACCTCGGCGCTGGTGGCCTTCGCGGGACGGGCCTCGGGTCCCGGGCTGGCCTTCACCGGCCGTGTGGATGCCTACTTCAAGGCGGGGGCCTCGCTCGCCGAGTGGACGCGCACGAGCGCCCTGGTGCCGGCGCGGCCGAGCAAGGAGCGCTATGGGGAGGGCGTGGCGGTGGCCAGGAGGGCCCAGGGTGGCGCGGTGGCGCTGATTGGCTCGCAGGGCTGGGGGGGCCCGGGGCCCAACGAGGATGGGAACGACCTGAACGCCGGCCGCGCCTGGGTGCGCGACGCCACGCGGGCCACGCTCGTGGCGGAGGGGGCTTCCGCGCCGATCTGGCGCGGGCGCAACGTGGGCACGGATGTGGCCTTCACGGACTTCAACGGGGATGGGAGGGCGGACGCGGTGGTGGGGGCCAGCAACTTCACCCAGCCGGGCGCCAGCGTGCGCACCACGGAGATCGCCCCCTACTTCAAGGAGAACGCGGCGTGCGTGCCGGCGTCGAGTCTGGCGGGCGCGGGCGGGGTGCTGGTGTCACTCGGCCAGGAGGACGGGAGCTTCAAGCAGGCCTACTGGCTGTGGGCTCCGGGGTCCATCGCCGGCTGCACCGAAACAGGCTCCGCCTGTCAGCGCCGCGCCCTCGGGCGCTCGGTCCTGGGGGGCTTCGACTTCAATGGCGACGGCAAGCAGGACATCGGCGTGCTGCGCAACAACGGCTTCGAACTCTTCCTGGGCCGCGCTCCGGATGACGTTTCGTTGGCGAAGCTGTCCATGGGGTGCGATCCCGTCTACTCGTCGCCGTACTACGACCGGCAGACCTCGGTCCCGGCGGCGCTGGGCGACCTGGATGGTGACGGGTGCGACGAGGTGGCGTGGCGCGCCGCGGATGGCTCGGCGTCGAACGTCATCATCCTGTTCGGCTATGACGCGAGCGGCGCGAAGTGCGGGCGCAAGGTGCCGACGACGGTGCGCCTGGCGGATCGGCAAGCCGACGCTCCGGGTCTCTTCGCCGGGCTGGGGGGCTCGACGGCGCGCGTGGGCCGGGTGCTCGGGAAGACCGGCCCGGACTATCTGGCGGTGACCGCGACCAACATTCCCTATGAGGGCGTGACGCAGCCGTCGGTGTTGCTGATCGACGTGGCGGAGGTGCTCAAGCGCCGGCCCACCACGGGCGAGGTGAACGTGAAGGCCGTGGATCTCAATCCCGTCATGGTGGTGAGTCCGACGCGGGCCGTGAATTTCGGAGCGGCGGTGCGCGGCAACGTGGACCTGACGAACGATGGCGTGCCGGAGCTGATCGTGAGCGCCTCGGGCGCCTCGATGGCCTCGGACGGTGGGGGCGCGGTGTTCGTGTACGAGGGCGGGCCGGCCATCAAGGGGGCGCCCTCGCCCTGGCTCCTGCTCACGGGCGACACGGCGGAGCGCTCCAACTTCGGCCAGTCCCTGGCGCTCACCCCCGGGGACGGCAAGACGCCGCCCACGCTCGTCATCGGCGCGCCGCTCAGCTACCGCACCGGCGCGGAGAACGGCACGGCGTTCATGTTGCCGCTCACCTTCTGA
- a CDS encoding CBS domain-containing protein has product MKIHEVMTPDAVSAHPETTLMAAAEMMRLLNVDTLPVVEDERVIGLVTDRDIVVKGLALGFDPRATPIVRVMARHVPGCEPQEDVREVAERMRQLRVRRLFVLDGQERLLGSVGLGELQRGPRTAPPEDEEIFVHPRS; this is encoded by the coding sequence GTGAAGATTCATGAGGTGATGACCCCGGACGCGGTCTCCGCCCATCCGGAGACGACGCTGATGGCCGCCGCCGAGATGATGCGGCTGCTCAACGTGGACACCCTTCCGGTCGTCGAGGACGAGCGGGTCATTGGCCTCGTCACCGATCGCGACATCGTCGTGAAGGGGCTGGCCCTGGGGTTCGATCCGCGCGCCACGCCGATCGTCCGGGTGATGGCCCGGCACGTGCCCGGGTGCGAGCCCCAGGAGGACGTGCGGGAGGTCGCCGAGCGGATGCGGCAGTTGCGCGTGCGCCGCCTGTTCGTCCTGGACGGGCAGGAGCGGCTGCTGGGCAGCGTGGGCCTCGGTGAACTCCAACGGGGGCCCAGGACCGCGCCCCCGGAGGACGAGGAGATCTTCGTGCACCCCCGTTCCTGA
- a CDS encoding ferritin-like domain-containing protein, translating into MAIIPEVEKLRSLAQLDVDAVGTYEAAIARVKDQLVRERLNEFRVDHVRHVQDLNVFIRQQGGEPVELRPDLKGAVMKGMTAITSMMGTEAALVAMLGNEELTNRTYELALSFDWSPEVRQLIEKNREDEARHLAWIKDAVRMRPWTREEAGAHI; encoded by the coding sequence ATGGCGATCATTCCCGAGGTGGAGAAGCTCAGGAGCCTGGCTCAACTGGACGTGGACGCGGTGGGGACCTACGAGGCCGCCATCGCCCGCGTGAAGGATCAACTGGTGCGCGAGCGCCTGAACGAGTTCCGCGTGGACCATGTGCGGCACGTGCAGGATCTCAACGTGTTCATTCGCCAACAGGGGGGAGAGCCGGTGGAACTGCGGCCGGATCTCAAGGGCGCGGTGATGAAGGGCATGACGGCCATCACGAGCATGATGGGGACCGAGGCCGCGCTGGTGGCCATGCTCGGCAACGAGGAGCTGACCAACCGCACCTACGAGCTGGCGCTGAGCTTCGACTGGAGCCCCGAGGTGCGTCAGCTCATCGAGAAGAACCGCGAGGACGAGGCGCGGCACCTGGCGTGGATCAAGGATGCGGTGCGCATGCGCCCCTGGACGAGAGAAGAGGCCGGGGCCCACATCTGA
- the argE gene encoding acetylornithine deacetylase: protein MSDTLPALRATLAELVAVDTTSSRSNAPLVELARGKLEAVGFQVELLTYRDDAGVEKVNLVAVLGGALEERAALVLVGHTDCVPYDAAWTDALRLTEREGRLYGRGACDTKGFIACALHAVTHLPRPPSAPLMVLLTADEELGCEGAKQLVTLGKGRARHAIVGEPTRLVPVRAHKGYCLAEVEVLGHEGHSAYPDEGASAIFRAGRFLQKLETLARTRLREERDDSFEPPFTTVNVGRISGGKASNIIPGACRFIVEWRPLPRQPRERVLELLESIRQELVRDEPGYEARIRLVRAEPAVDTRADAEVVRVLAKLSGNAPITVPFGTEAPQLTELGAQAVVFGPGDIRVAHQTGEYVPVEDLVRCEAYLSRAIAHFCGDGSSRVGE, encoded by the coding sequence ATGAGTGACACCCTGCCCGCGCTGCGCGCCACGCTGGCCGAACTGGTCGCGGTGGACACGACGTCTTCCCGCTCCAACGCGCCGCTGGTGGAACTGGCGCGGGGCAAGCTGGAAGCGGTCGGCTTCCAGGTGGAGCTGCTGACCTACCGGGACGACGCCGGGGTGGAGAAGGTGAACCTCGTGGCGGTGCTGGGCGGCGCGCTGGAGGAGCGGGCCGCCCTGGTGCTCGTGGGGCATACGGACTGCGTGCCGTACGACGCGGCGTGGACGGACGCGCTGCGCCTGACCGAGCGCGAGGGGCGGCTGTATGGCCGGGGCGCGTGTGACACGAAGGGCTTCATCGCCTGCGCGCTGCACGCGGTGACCCATCTGCCGCGGCCGCCGAGCGCGCCCCTGATGGTGCTGCTGACGGCGGACGAGGAGCTGGGGTGCGAGGGCGCCAAGCAGCTCGTGACGCTGGGCAAGGGCCGGGCGCGGCATGCCATCGTCGGCGAGCCCACGCGCCTGGTGCCGGTGCGCGCGCACAAGGGGTATTGCCTGGCGGAGGTGGAGGTGCTGGGCCACGAGGGGCACAGCGCCTATCCGGACGAGGGCGCCTCGGCCATCTTCCGCGCGGGGCGCTTCCTGCAGAAGCTGGAGACGCTGGCGCGCACGCGGCTGCGCGAGGAGCGGGACGACTCCTTCGAGCCTCCCTTCACCACGGTGAACGTGGGCCGGATCAGCGGCGGCAAGGCGTCCAACATCATTCCCGGCGCGTGCCGCTTCATCGTGGAGTGGCGGCCCCTTCCGCGCCAGCCCCGGGAGCGGGTGTTGGAGTTGCTGGAGTCCATCCGCCAGGAGCTGGTGCGGGACGAGCCCGGCTATGAGGCCCGGATCCGCCTGGTACGGGCCGAGCCCGCGGTGGACACGCGCGCGGACGCGGAGGTGGTGCGGGTGCTCGCGAAGCTCTCCGGCAATGCCCCCATCACCGTCCCCTTCGGCACGGAAGCCCCTCAACTCACGGAACTCGGGGCGCAGGCGGTGGTGTTCGGCCCGGGAGACATCCGCGTGGCGCACCAGACGGGGGAGTACGTGCCGGTGGAGGACCTGGTGCGGTGCGAGGCCTACCTCTCCCGAGCCATCGCGCACTTCTGTGGGGACGGCTCCTCGCGTGTCGGGGAGTAG
- a CDS encoding diguanylate cyclase, which translates to MVAFTNSLSTTGRVLLVDDSIIALETIGSRLKESGLEVAMTTSPLEALALATEGPQLFDLLIVDVMMPQMNGHELTRQLRGHARTLNTPILLLTSLDSTDDRVTGLKAGADDFFTKTAPDAEMIARVRSFISLGKMRAQLQAQHEAMARVMREPEAPLPPQARVEIIHHLPVMGERLARALRGSPLCGDFHLTLRAPSQQRMTTTEADLLVVSYPVALEGDQPLLKRFGFDEEAPAIIVVDEVESTSRRVSAFDSGADDYLTLNTPMAELIARMGTALRRQRRQSQLRTSRDRAMLVAVTDPLTGLYNRAYFHEALGVEFRRAQRYKHPMTLVLLDLDHFKQVNDTLGHTAGDQALREVSTRLRQTARSTDVVARHGGEEFAMILPETDLEQGLIAAERFRAAVEGAVVKGARGGSRALTISAGVGCYPAHASSVTELIELIDAALYKAKRQGRNRVCAVSNLPEAPAAASAPPPASPPNPLERLRRLVAEDLDGPLSATRTAARMLHEASAPGDSLHILTAQLRQSSDAVRQELLALMDELSRNILESRRDSH; encoded by the coding sequence ATGGTTGCATTCACGAACAGCCTCAGTACGACCGGTCGTGTCCTTCTGGTGGATGACAGCATCATCGCCCTCGAAACCATCGGCTCGCGCCTGAAGGAGAGCGGGTTGGAGGTGGCGATGACGACCTCGCCCCTGGAGGCGCTGGCGCTCGCCACCGAGGGCCCCCAGCTCTTCGATCTGCTCATCGTGGATGTGATGATGCCGCAGATGAATGGCCACGAGCTGACGCGCCAGCTCCGAGGCCATGCCCGCACCCTCAACACGCCCATCCTCCTGCTCACCTCGCTCGACTCCACGGATGATCGTGTCACGGGGTTGAAGGCGGGCGCCGACGACTTCTTCACCAAGACGGCTCCCGACGCCGAGATGATCGCCCGCGTGCGCTCGTTCATCTCGCTCGGCAAGATGCGCGCCCAGCTCCAGGCCCAGCACGAGGCCATGGCGCGCGTCATGCGCGAGCCGGAGGCCCCCCTGCCGCCCCAGGCCCGGGTGGAGATCATCCACCACCTGCCCGTGATGGGCGAGCGGCTCGCCCGGGCGCTGCGCGGCTCGCCCCTGTGCGGCGACTTCCACCTCACCCTGCGCGCCCCGTCCCAGCAGCGCATGACCACCACGGAAGCGGACCTGCTCGTGGTGAGCTACCCGGTCGCGCTCGAGGGAGACCAGCCGCTGCTCAAGCGCTTCGGCTTCGACGAGGAGGCGCCCGCCATCATCGTGGTGGACGAGGTTGAGTCCACCTCGCGGCGCGTCTCCGCGTTCGACTCCGGCGCCGACGACTACCTCACGCTGAACACGCCCATGGCCGAGCTCATCGCCCGCATGGGGACGGCCCTGCGCCGCCAGCGCCGCCAGAGCCAGCTGCGCACCTCGCGCGACCGCGCCATGCTGGTGGCGGTGACGGATCCGCTCACCGGGCTGTACAACCGCGCCTACTTCCACGAGGCGCTCGGCGTCGAGTTCCGGCGCGCCCAGCGCTACAAACACCCCATGACGCTGGTGCTGTTGGACCTGGACCACTTCAAGCAGGTCAACGACACGCTCGGCCACACCGCGGGAGATCAGGCCCTGCGCGAGGTGTCCACGCGGCTGCGCCAGACGGCGCGCTCCACGGACGTGGTGGCGCGCCACGGCGGCGAGGAGTTCGCGATGATCCTCCCCGAGACGGACCTGGAGCAGGGCTTGATCGCCGCCGAGCGCTTCCGGGCCGCGGTGGAGGGCGCCGTGGTGAAGGGCGCCCGGGGCGGCAGCCGCGCGTTGACGATCAGCGCCGGGGTGGGCTGCTACCCCGCGCACGCCTCGTCCGTCACCGAGCTCATCGAGCTCATCGACGCGGCGCTCTACAAGGCCAAGCGCCAGGGCCGCAACCGCGTGTGCGCCGTCTCCAACCTCCCCGAGGCTCCCGCGGCGGCCTCCGCTCCGCCGCCGGCTTCGCCGCCCAATCCCCTGGAGCGGCTGCGCCGGCTGGTGGCCGAGGACCTGGACGGCCCGCTGTCCGCCACGCGCACGGCCGCCCGCATGCTGCACGAGGCCAGTGCTCCCGGTGACTCGCTGCACATCCTCACCGCTCAGCTTCGCCAGTCCTCCGACGCCGTCCGCCAGGAGCTGCTCGCGCTCATGGACGAGCTGTCCCGCAACATCCTCGAGTCCAGGCGTGACTCCCACTAG
- a CDS encoding OmpA/MotB family protein — protein MRSRLLISLCTFMLTTGCVTQGKYDLAMQNARTLDEQLQAEKTARTAAEEKVGQLEEQVKGLEAEKEALNTRLNTAEAGLSAGTAERRALEQKNAELTALNQELARSTKKLAEAKEALEKKSAEYENLSKSLEKEIAEGKVELSELKGRMTVNLKDKILFASGSARVGKEGDEALKKVAEALKGVQGKIIRVEGHTDDVPTDPKGQFPSNWELSLARAMAVVRALQDAGVDPTRLSAAGYGPYQPIAANDSPENRSLNRRIEIVLAPGDQASAAR, from the coding sequence ATGCGGTCCAGGCTGCTGATCTCCCTTTGCACGTTCATGCTCACCACCGGTTGCGTCACCCAGGGCAAGTACGACCTGGCGATGCAGAACGCGCGGACGCTCGATGAGCAACTCCAGGCGGAGAAGACGGCGCGCACGGCGGCGGAGGAGAAGGTGGGCCAGTTGGAGGAGCAGGTGAAGGGGCTGGAGGCGGAGAAGGAGGCGTTGAACACGCGCCTGAACACCGCGGAGGCGGGACTGTCCGCGGGGACGGCCGAGCGCCGGGCGCTGGAGCAGAAGAACGCGGAGCTGACGGCGCTCAACCAGGAGCTGGCGCGCTCGACGAAGAAGCTCGCCGAGGCCAAGGAGGCGCTGGAGAAGAAGAGCGCCGAGTACGAGAACCTCTCCAAGAGCCTGGAGAAGGAGATCGCCGAGGGCAAGGTGGAGCTGTCGGAGCTCAAGGGCCGGATGACGGTGAACCTCAAGGACAAGATCCTCTTCGCCTCGGGCTCGGCGCGGGTGGGCAAGGAGGGGGACGAGGCGCTGAAGAAGGTGGCCGAGGCGCTCAAGGGCGTGCAGGGGAAGATCATCCGGGTGGAAGGGCACACGGATGACGTGCCCACGGATCCGAAGGGGCAGTTCCCGTCGAACTGGGAGCTGAGCCTGGCGCGGGCGATGGCGGTGGTGCGGGCGCTGCAGGACGCGGGCGTGGACCCGACCCGGCTGTCCGCCGCGGGCTATGGGCCCTACCAGCCCATCGCCGCCAACGACTCTCCGGAGAACCGCAGCCTCAACCGGCGCATCGAGATCGTCCTCGCGCCGGGCGACCAGGCCAGCGCGGCGCGCTAG
- a CDS encoding NUDIX hydrolase — MSEGRSWDGNWRVRLYERVRERGHDSLTAFAETRPTASLVELAEELGKDDLNAVQVFSGLVAEAERNHQLTRLVRGQFVRELYEALPEGWPAEMDDAIRFKIAKALGFWTSFTPETHKERVRQARAVLRATPPPPGWKPLGPDDELLLTLLPDEEA; from the coding sequence ATGAGCGAGGGACGTTCCTGGGACGGCAACTGGAGGGTCCGCCTCTACGAGCGGGTTCGCGAGCGCGGTCATGATTCACTCACCGCCTTCGCCGAAACACGTCCCACCGCCTCGTTGGTGGAGCTGGCTGAAGAGCTTGGCAAGGATGACCTCAACGCAGTGCAGGTATTCAGCGGATTGGTGGCCGAGGCGGAGCGGAACCATCAGCTCACACGTTTGGTGCGCGGACAGTTCGTTCGCGAATTGTACGAGGCTCTCCCCGAGGGGTGGCCCGCCGAGATGGACGACGCAATTCGTTTCAAGATTGCCAAGGCGCTCGGCTTTTGGACGTCCTTCACCCCTGAAACTCACAAGGAGCGCGTCAGGCAGGCCAGGGCCGTACTCCGCGCCACACCGCCTCCGCCCGGGTGGAAACCGCTCGGCCCCGACGACGAACTCCTGCTCACGCTTCTGCCTGACGAAGAAGCCTGA
- a CDS encoding DNA alkylation repair protein has product MPEQLKTFFDQRVVERIATMLRAVHPSFPRQRFLAEATEGLETHELLGRARHIMRAMHRALPADFEDAAEILLRSLGPERERAESQGMEVFIYLPHTMYVAEHGLGHFETSMRAHYELTRRFTAEFSIRPFLERYPRETLERLSQWAKDPNVHVRRLVSEGSRPRLPWASRLRAFQEDPRPVLELLELLKDDPELYVRRSVANNLNDIGKDHPDVLVDTCARWKDGASPERLWIIRHALRSAVKRGDTRALSVLGFSGGGALEVTASFPSKRVRIGESIKMTLSVSNRSETRQQAIVDFAVHFIKSNGSASPKVFKGGKVALLPGASCTLEKTISFATMTTRKHYAGSHRVEALVNGRATDLGSFTVVG; this is encoded by the coding sequence ATGCCGGAGCAGCTCAAGACCTTCTTCGACCAGCGCGTGGTGGAGCGCATCGCCACCATGCTGCGTGCCGTCCATCCCTCCTTCCCGAGGCAACGCTTCCTGGCCGAGGCCACCGAGGGACTCGAGACCCACGAACTCCTGGGCCGTGCCCGCCACATCATGCGGGCGATGCACCGGGCGCTTCCCGCGGACTTCGAGGACGCGGCTGAAATCCTCCTGCGGTCGCTCGGGCCGGAGCGCGAACGCGCGGAGAGCCAGGGGATGGAAGTCTTCATCTACCTTCCTCACACCATGTACGTCGCGGAGCATGGCCTCGGCCATTTCGAGACGTCGATGCGAGCCCATTACGAGCTCACCCGACGCTTCACCGCGGAGTTCTCCATCCGGCCGTTCCTCGAGCGCTACCCTCGAGAGACCCTGGAGCGACTCTCCCAATGGGCGAAGGATCCGAACGTCCACGTCCGGCGGCTCGTCTCCGAGGGCTCGCGGCCGAGGCTGCCCTGGGCCTCCCGGCTGCGAGCGTTCCAGGAGGATCCACGTCCGGTGCTCGAGTTGCTCGAGCTGCTCAAGGATGATCCGGAGCTCTACGTCCGGCGCTCCGTCGCCAACAACCTGAATGACATTGGCAAGGACCACCCGGATGTCCTGGTGGACACCTGTGCACGGTGGAAGGATGGCGCCTCACCGGAGCGGCTGTGGATCATCCGCCATGCGCTCCGCTCCGCGGTGAAGCGAGGGGACACACGCGCGCTCTCGGTGCTCGGGTTCAGCGGTGGCGGAGCGCTCGAGGTGACGGCCTCATTCCCATCCAAGCGGGTCCGGATCGGCGAGAGCATCAAAATGACCTTGTCCGTCAGCAATCGCTCGGAGACGCGACAGCAGGCCATCGTCGACTTCGCCGTGCACTTCATCAAGTCGAACGGCTCGGCCAGTCCAAAGGTCTTCAAGGGGGGCAAGGTCGCTCTCCTCCCCGGTGCGTCCTGCACCCTCGAGAAGACGATCTCCTTCGCCACGATGACGACGCGCAAGCACTACGCGGGCTCGCACCGGGTCGAGGCCCTCGTGAATGGTCGGGCCACTGACCTGGGGAGCTTCACCGTCGTGGGCTGA